Below is a window of Herminiimonas arsenicoxydans DNA.
GCAAAAAATAAATCGCAAGAATTGGAGATAAAAAGAAAAGGAACGCTTTCGGAAATACCCACCAGGAAAACCAGATATCGACAAAATCAAATCGCATATCGGCAGAGAGCAGGCGTACATCTGGCACCATCCAGAAGGCAAGATAGTCAAAAAAGAATCCTGCCTGCAGGATAATACTGAGCAGCCATTTCCCCCAAGGCTTGGCCAATAAGGCAATCTCATGCATCTGCGGAATCATTGCACCGACATCCGGCTCATAACTGCTAGCCACAATATGTTTGCTCGCCAACAATACTGTTATGGCAGCAGGCAGACAAAGAATAAGGTAAAGCAAGATACGTTTAAAGTGCGACCGTCTGCTTCCCTCAAACAGTGCCGTCAATGACACCGCTGCCAGCGGCAGCATAATCGCGTGTTCTTTTGAAAAGACCGCCATCGTGTAAAACAACGCTGCAGTAAAGATATCCGCAGTTCGATTTTCTGCAAATGCGCGACGATAAAACCAAAGAGAAATGAGTGCAAAGAGTGTGGCAAAAAGGATGGTGCGCTGAGCAAGATAAGCTGCACCATACACGGCAATAGGATTGAGCAAAAACCATAAGGCACAAACGCCAGAAATGATTTGAGTACGAGAATTACATCGATAATCTTCGGAGACACTGTCATTGAAATCAGATTTTGCCGTAACATCTTTTATAAGTAGCCGGACTATCAGAAATATCAAGCATGCAATGCTCACATGCAGCCCTAGACTGACAATTCTATTTGCCTCAATACTACCGCTGAGAACCTGAATGAATCCCAATGTGAAATATGGAAACTGACGAGGTTTTAATGAGAGAGGAACTTGTGCGTAGTCATATACTGATAACCCAGCAAAAAAACTGTGATCATCAAAAATAATAGAGTTACTTAAAAATGGAACATAGAGACAACTTGCTGCTATTAAGATCAGCAAGAAGAAGGTCATGGGTAGAACAAGGTATTGATACTTCTTCATAATTCTAATTTCAACTTGAAAATAGAAAAAATAACGCCCGCAAAAGCGGGCGTTATTTAGAAATAATCGGCTATTAACAGCCAACAACTTTCTTAAGATTAGTTAGATCTTTACCAGCCGTGCTGTAGCTACATGTAACGCCCCATGTCACGGCTGAGTTACCAACGGTCGGTGTGTATGTAACGGTTGTACCATTGAAAGGAGAGCCGACACCGGTAATTGTTGCCACGATCGCACCGGTTGCAGCCGTTACGTCAATACCAGACACCACTTCTGTAGCAGTTGGTGCACCCGCCAACCCCAACGAATCCCAACCATTCGCAGTGATATCCGCCACACCGTTATTTTCTTGCGCATACAGGGCAATTGCTGTTTTAACAGATTCGACGGCAACGTTCACCTTAGCCAATTTAGCGCGAGTCACATAGTCTTGATATTGCGGAATTGCCACCGCCGCCAAAATACCAATAATCGCTACAACGATCATCAATTCGATCAGCGTAAAACCCGCCTGTGCTTTCTTCATTATTTTCATCGATTTCATTTGTTTCTCCTGTTTTGGGTAGAGGGCAGGTTTCTGCCACGGTTACCATTGAGCAATCGCTGTGCCAGCTCAATATCGAATGAATTGCGCACTTTTTACAAATCAAAGACACAAAAAGTAACAATTCTGGTTGCGACTGACCAATTTTTGTCACTTCAGAAGGAAAATTTGGTCTGCTGAACGCAAATTGGCAGGAGCGACAGACGCGCCATCACCTGCGAAAAATTGACGCATCAATACAAAAACATCATTTCGCTGCCAGACAAGGCGATGACATCACCATGCTTTAGCGGATGTGTCTGCATGCCTATCGATACGCCGTTGACGAGCGGATAAATGTCGCCTTCGACGTGGGTCAAGCCGTAACCTTCTGCACCTTTGGTCAGTACCGCAACCTGTACGCCGGGGCGGCCTATGGTGGTCAGTACTTTTGTCAGCGCGATAACCTTGTCCTTGGCAACACCACTCAATACCTTGATGGTGGCAATGGATCTGCCTGTTACAGATCCATTGTTCGAAGGCGGAACACTGTACCGGGATGCTCCCGGCTCACCTTCTTCAGACGGCACAACAATGGACGAGGCGCTATAAACGCTGTCTTCTATCCGGTACTGGATGGTATGGGTGGCGAGTTCGATCACATCCCGGCCTTGCAGCAGATGCTTCTTTACCGGCTGGCCGTTGAGGCGACTGCCGTTGGTACTGCCGAGGTCTTCAAAGTACGATTCCGTGGGAGTGGTAATAATCACTGCGTGTTCGGCACTGATGCCAGGCGCGTCGATCACGATATCGTTGTAGGTTCTGCGTCCTATGGTGATGCGTGTTTTCAGGAGCGGAAGCTCCTGCAATGTGACCCCATCCTTTGCCAAAATAATCGTGGCCATTTCTATTTTCCGACTTCTTTTTCTGTATCAAATGGTAAGGAGCAATTGCACACATGTACGCGCGTTTCGGGCTCGCGCTGCAATACATCAGCACAAATAATATGAATTCATGCATGAATATATCAAGATGCGTGCCATCTACCTCAAGGCGAAGGCAAGGCTGATCGCAGCCAGGCAAGAAAGCGTACACGCAAACTGGTCGGCGCCACCCAGCTTGATTCTACTTTTGCCAGGATAACGGAGATATTATCGCGTCCGCCGTTGTTATTCGCAGCTTCAACCAGGGTCCTGCATGATAAATCAAGATCGGAATAATTGCTTTTGAGAATGTCGATCATCTGCTCATGCGACAGCATGTCGGACAGGCCGTCGGAACACAGCAGATAAATATCATCGTTTTCCGTCGGGTAGTCGTTTACTTCCACATCGATTTGCGGCGCAACGCCGAGCGCGCGCGTAATCAGGTTTTTGTTCGGTGCGAAACGCGCCCATTCCGGACTGACCAAACCCGCGTCTATCTGCTCCTGCAATTGAGAATGATCGCGCGTCAGCTGCTGCAAGCTGCCCCGCCGGAATCGATAGGCGCGAGAATCGCCAATGTGCGCCAGGACAATGCGTTCATGATGAAACAGTGCAGCCACCAGCGTGGTGCCCATTCCGCTGAATTGCGGCTGAATGCGTGCTGCTTCCAGGATCTGCGCATTGGCCAGCGTTGCGGCCTCCACCATCAAACCCTGTAAAAACTTGCCGGTCAGCCGCCCTCGCCTTTTTTGCTGCAGACGCTGCTCCAGCGTCGCCATAAATACCGAAGTGGCAATACCGCTCGCTACTTCGCCGGCATTGTAGCCACCCATGCCATCCGCCAGCACCGCGATTTTATGCTCGAGATTGATTTCGACAGCATCTTCATTGTGCGCACGCACCAATCCCGTATCGGTCTTGACGGCGAATTGCAGCGCGACGTGATGCGTCATAAACGTGGAAGGTTAACAGACTATGCAGGCTACGTTGAAAATACAAATATTCCTTGCTAATGCATGTGAACAATCGTGCTGCAGATTATCTCTTGATCGGGTCAGAAATACTTTCTTTTTGATATCAGATCAAATGATATCTTCTTTCTCCAGGAAAACTATTCACTGCTGCCGATTAATGCGAATTCGAACTCGTCCAGACGCAACTTTTCTACATTTTTGAAACAGATGGAAGCAATTGCCATATGTAATCTGCTTTTTCATGAAATACATTTCCGCCTCATTTAACAAAAATGATAGGCAAGCCACAGCCAGATCGCCACCACTGCCTCGAGATAAGCAGCCCTACATGTCGCCTCTGCGTGCGTTTGCGTGATACCTGGCCATGCTATCGCCCTTTGAAGCGATCGGCCTCTATAATGATAATGATGCACATGCCGGGCCGCCCACGTTGCGCCCCTCCACCCGTTTTTTAGAAATGGAGCTGATGGCGGATCACTTCCGCCATCGATCATTATTATGACGACATTGATTTATACCCACGAAGCCTGCCTGAACCATAAACCCGGCCCCAGCCACCCGGAATCACCTGAACGACTGAAAGCCGTATTGCGCGCCTTGCGCACACCCGAGTTCGATGCCGCAGAATGGCGTGAAGCGCCTATGGGCACGCGCGAACAAGTGCTGATGATCCATACCGAAGCATTCGTCGAAGATGTGGAAGACGCTTCCCCCAACCAGGGCTACATGCCGCTGGATGGCGGCGATACCGTCATGTCGCCAGGTTCGCTGGAAGCCGTCATGCGTTGCGTAGGCGCCGCCTGTGCGGGTGTCGATGCAGTGATGGGCAAGGAAGTACGCAATGTATTTTGCGCTACCCGTCCATGCGGCCACCATGCCGAACCGAACAAGGCCATGGGTTTTTGCATTTACAACCAGGCGGCCATCGCGGCAGCCTACGCGTATGACGTGCATAAGCTGGAACGCGTTGCCGTCGTCGATTTTGACGTTCACCACGGTAACGGCACGCAAGCTGCGTTTTACGATCGCCCTGAACTGTTCTACGCATCCAGCCACCAGTCGCATTTTTATCCCGGTACAGGCCTGGAAGCGGAAACCGGCATCTCGCACAACATCGTTAACGTACCGCTGCCACGCGGTTGCGATTCTGCGATGTTCCGCGAACAGATTGCAGCAAAAATGCTGCCGGCCATCCGCGCCTTCAATCCTGAGATCTTGATCATTTCTGCCGGCTTCGACGCCCATCATCTGGATCCACTGGCCGGTTTGAATCTGCAGGATGACGATTTTGACTGGGTGACACGCGAGCTGATGAAAATTGCCGACGACTGCTGCGAAGGTCGCGTAGTTTCCATCCTTGAAGGGGGTTACAGCCTGGAAGGCTTGGCTTCCAGCACTGCCATTCACGTCAAGGCATTGATGGATCACTGATCCTGCCATGCATGGTCGTCCATAAAGGACGGCCATGCTCGTAGAAAATTGATCGATGCCTGCCTTATTTCCACGCTTGACTAGCCACGCTCATCAGCGCTGCCGCGAATTACCTCACCGCAAATAATATCTGCTGCACTCTTCTAATCCTACGCAGGATGGGATGCTTGTCTGATTTACCCAATAAAATTCTGTGCATAAGATCATTCTTCTACCCTGATAGGAGGACACCATGCCCAGCAAGACCGAGATTATCAGTACGGACAAAGAAAACGGGAAGAGCGTCACTGCAACATTACCAAACGCACGCACCGGCTCTAACGATACCGACATGCCAGCGTCGCCACCGGATGTTTCCACTCACGAATCAGGTTTGAACAATATGTCGCCCACGCCGCCAAAAGACGTGCAAGTCCGTCTTCGCAAGGCTGCGGAAGAAAGCGACAAGCTGGACTCCCCGGAAAGAACGAACGATTCCACCATAGACCCCAATAAGCCTAAAAAAGATTTATTGAAGGGCTTCCACGGCGGTTAATTGACAACATGGCTCATCGCCACAATTTGAAAAATGGATGCCGGCCAACTCTCGAAGTACCAGCATCCATTTTTTACCGCATGATCTTTTAAAGAACAGCTTCTTTATCCGGCATCCACACTGATGGCGCCATCTAATTTCCATAAGACCATTGATCCGGACGAT
It encodes the following:
- a CDS encoding Conserved hypothetical protein; putative membrane protein; putative TPR repeat (Evidence 4 : Homologs of previously reported genes of unknown function), whose product is MKKYQYLVLPMTFFLLILIAASCLYVPFLSNSIIFDDHSFFAGLSVYDYAQVPLSLKPRQFPYFTLGFIQVLSGSIEANRIVSLGLHVSIACLIFLIVRLLIKDVTAKSDFNDSVSEDYRCNSRTQIISGVCALWFLLNPIAVYGAAYLAQRTILFATLFALISLWFYRRAFAENRTADIFTAALFYTMAVFSKEHAIMLPLAAVSLTALFEGSRRSHFKRILLYLILCLPAAITVLLASKHIVASSYEPDVGAMIPQMHEIALLAKPWGKWLLSIILQAGFFFDYLAFWMVPDVRLLSADMRFDFVDIWFSWWVFPKAFLFFLSPILAIYFLRKKGLIAFFCCGLLYCWFLFLTEVAAVRFQEPFVLYRSYLWAPGYVMMMVAVCARFSRRWLVIAAIPVFAIFFLLARERLTSLATEASVWKDAASKLVSPSLIGSDRIFYNRGRAYLQEKKYAEAIDDFSHTIQQSPRVSQAYYNRALAYYSLEKYPEAMADLNHALLLNENNAYIQYLRGLVFERRGCVTTAKRAFTASMVLGDQMAKMKLNDLAKNNPDARKQDQSLDDAACPAWSSDIPAGTEMSD
- a CDS encoding Conserved hypothetical protein; putative FHA domain (Evidence 4 : Homologs of previously reported genes of unknown function); translation: MATIILAKDGVTLQELPLLKTRITIGRRTYNDIVIDAPGISAEHAVIITTPTESYFEDLGSTNGSRLNGQPVKKHLLQGRDVIELATHTIQYRIEDSVYSASSIVVPSEEGEPGASRYSVPPSNNGSVTGRSIATIKVLSGVAKDKVIALTKVLTTIGRPGVQVAVLTKGAEGYGLTHVEGDIYPLVNGVSIGMQTHPLKHGDVIALSGSEMMFLY
- a CDS encoding Putative fimbrial protein precursor (Pilin) PilA-like (Evidence 3 : Function proposed based on presence of conserved amino acid motif, structural feature or limited homology; PubMedId : 2985436, 2430961, 6131838, 7903973, 8257679; Product type ps : putative structure), with the protein product MKSMKIMKKAQAGFTLIELMIVVAIIGILAAVAIPQYQDYVTRAKLAKVNVAVESVKTAIALYAQENNGVADITANGWDSLGLAGAPTATEVVSGIDVTAATGAIVATITGVGSPFNGTTVTYTPTVGNSAVTWGVTCSYSTAGKDLTNLKKVVGC
- a CDS encoding Putative protein serine/threonine phosphatase (Evidence 3 : Function proposed based on presence of conserved amino acid motif, structural feature or limited homology; Product type pe : putative enzyme) — its product is MTHHVALQFAVKTDTGLVRAHNEDAVEINLEHKIAVLADGMGGYNAGEVASGIATSVFMATLEQRLQQKRRGRLTGKFLQGLMVEAATLANAQILEAARIQPQFSGMGTTLVAALFHHERIVLAHIGDSRAYRFRRGSLQQLTRDHSQLQEQIDAGLVSPEWARFAPNKNLITRALGVAPQIDVEVNDYPTENDDIYLLCSDGLSDMLSHEQMIDILKSNYSDLDLSCRTLVEAANNNGGRDNISVILAKVESSWVAPTSLRVRFLAWLRSALPSP
- a CDS encoding Hypothetical protein (Evidence 5 : No homology to any previously reported sequences), coding for MPSKTEIISTDKENGKSVTATLPNARTGSNDTDMPASPPDVSTHESGLNNMSPTPPKDVQVRLRKAAEESDKLDSPERTNDSTIDPNKPKKDLLKGFHGG
- a CDS encoding Deacetylase (Evidence 2b : Function of strongly homologous gene; Product type e : enzyme); this translates as MTTLIYTHEACLNHKPGPSHPESPERLKAVLRALRTPEFDAAEWREAPMGTREQVLMIHTEAFVEDVEDASPNQGYMPLDGGDTVMSPGSLEAVMRCVGAACAGVDAVMGKEVRNVFCATRPCGHHAEPNKAMGFCIYNQAAIAAAYAYDVHKLERVAVVDFDVHHGNGTQAAFYDRPELFYASSHQSHFYPGTGLEAETGISHNIVNVPLPRGCDSAMFREQIAAKMLPAIRAFNPEILIISAGFDAHHLDPLAGLNLQDDDFDWVTRELMKIADDCCEGRVVSILEGGYSLEGLASSTAIHVKALMDH